A region from the Vicia villosa cultivar HV-30 ecotype Madison, WI linkage group LG3, Vvil1.0, whole genome shotgun sequence genome encodes:
- the LOC131656139 gene encoding alcohol acyltransferase 9 encodes MGSSVRVKEAVVVTPSEPTPNCVMLLSPLDSQLFLRFTIEYLLVYKPGPGLDRVTTTARLKAALAKALVPYYPLAGRIRPIQNSTGLEVVCRAQGAIFIEAVSDRYTVNEFEKVPKTVLQWRKLLSLSVPDVLNGSPPLILQLTWLSDGGAALGIGINHCICDGIGGAEFLNYVAELASGRRGCPKPKAVWDRHVFNVKPMTRGDSASHPEFNRVADLCGFMNRVTNNLKPTCVLFDKRRLIELKGVARRTCQIVDSSFTSFEVLAAHVWRSWARAMVFPPNQILKLLFSVNVRNRFKPGLPDGYYGNAIVMACAQASARELGERGIGYGSGLVKKAKERVDSEYVKRVAELVSESRASPDLVGVLILTQWSRMGLDRVELGMEKPEFVGPICNERYCLFVPVKGERDSVKVMVAVPAAAFDNYHRFLRE; translated from the coding sequence ATGGGAAGTTCGGTGCGTGTTAAAGAAGCTGTTGTGGTGACCCCTTCAGAGCCCACACCAAACTGTGTTATGTTACTTTCCCCTCTAGACTCTCAACTTTTTCTCCGCTTCACCATTGAATATCTTTTAGTTTACAAGCCCGGCCCGGGCCTCGACAGGGTTACAACCACTGCTCGTTTAAAGGCTGCATTAGCTAAAGCTCTGGTTCCTTATTACCCATTGGCCGGAAGAATCCGGCCCATCCAAAATAGCACTGGTCTTGAGGTTGTTTGTCGAGCGCAAGGCGCGATTTTCATCGAAGCGGTTAGTGATCGTTACACTGTCAACGAATTCGAGAAAGTTCCAAAAACGGTTTTGCAATGGAGGAAGCTCTTGTCCCTTAGTGTTCCCGATGTTCTCAACGGATCGCCACCGCTGATTCTTCAGCTGACATGGTTATCCGACGGTGGTGCAGCTTTAGGAATTGGGATTAATCACTGCATCTGCGACGGGATCGGTGGGGCGGAGTTTCTCAATTATGTCGCGGAGTTGGCTTCGGGAAGACGAGGATGTCCAAAACCGAAAGCTGTTTGGGATCGTCATGTGTTCAATGTGAAACCTATGACTCGGGGTGACTCTGCGAGTCACCCTGAGTTCAACCGAGTAGCAGATCTATGCGGGTTCATGAACCGTGTCACGAATAATCTAAAGCCAACTTGTGTTTTATTCGATAAGAGACGGTTGATCGAACTCAAAGGTGTGGCTCGACGCACGTGTCAAATCGTTGACTCGTCGTTTACGTCGTTTGAGGTTCTCGCAGCACACGTGTGGAGGAGCTGGGCGAGAGCAATGGTGTTCCCGCCGAACCAGATACTTAAGCTGTTATTCAGCGTGAATGTGAGGAACCGGTTCAAACCGGGTTTGCCCGATGGATACTACGGAAATGCGATTGTAATGGCGTGCGCGCAGGCGAGTGCGAGGGAACTGGGAGAGAGAGGAATCGGGTACGGGTCGGGTTTGGTGAAGAAAGCAAAGGAGAGGGTGGATAGTGAATATGTGAAGAGGGTGGCTGAGTTGGTGTCCGAGTCAAGAGCGAGTCCTGACTTGGTGGGTGTGTTGATACTGACGCAGTGGTCGAGGATGGGTTTGGACCGAGTTGAGCTTGGTATGGAGAAGCCGGAGTTTGTGGGGCCCATTTGCAATGAAAGGTACTGTTTGTTTGTGCCGGTGAAGGGTGAAAGAGACAGCGTCAAGGTCATGGTGGCTGTTCCTGCCGCCGCTTTTGATAATTACCATCGTTTTCTCCGGGAATAG